Proteins co-encoded in one Aspergillus fumigatus Af293 chromosome 6, whole genome shotgun sequence genomic window:
- a CDS encoding aminophospholipid-translocating P4-type ATPase NEO1 — MPSSSEYLHPHGRTSVAGDSGSDDDLDLEELDPTTATIHKSPRLSKDEATRQRGYGSGIALRNLRVGGGSRGWKRSASGIRNRDSEEDTHGLLEDQEGGALRSSHASSRNFTDDDAPLLDNPRRSSTRSFAGDGPVRRRGSQSRFFGFKAANIFSGPSSWSHRNDENNATKPPREVFVGQSQRSKYPANIVSNAKYTPWSFLPRTLYNEFSFFFNIYFLLVALSQIIPVLRIGYMSSYIAPLAFVVSISLGKEALDDIGRRRRDAEANSEEFTVLSFDKPVGRRAFATPANNYSDSDEVFEITKKSRDLKVGDVLKVRKNQRLPADVVILKTISNDSVTARRSSSAEVTADLMRPDPESVQPSEVEPSSSAAADEIGTSSASDTFIRTDQLDGETDWKLRLPSVLSQSLRLRDFTRLKVTASAPDKRVNEFLGTIELGSQSGFYDPLVDKAQTGGEASSEDRQANSAPLTIDNTAWANTVLASNTITYAVIIYTGSQTRAALSTSPSRSKVGLLEYEINNLTKILCALTLTLSIILVALEGFQPNNDKEWYIAIMIYLILFSTIIPMSLRVNLDMAKSVYSRFIQRDKDIPGTVVRTSTIPEDLGRIEYLLSDKTGTLTQNEMELKKIHVGTVSYANDAMEEVASFVRQAFAGNTLTTPSAAFGAQAGLGAAPRTRREIGSRVRDIVLALALCHNVTPTTDEEDGVKVTNYQASSPDEIAIVKYTEEVGLKLSYRDRQSIVLETTETGSVVVRVRILEIFPFTSDSKRMGIIVQFETANSILESSNEDAEIWFYQKGADTVMSSIVAANDWLDEETANMAREGLRTLVIGRKRLSLQHFQEFSAKYKQASLALQGRDVGMAKVVSEHLERDLELLGVTGVEDRLQRDVKPSLELLRNAGVKIWMLTGDKVETARCVAISAKLVARGQYIHTVAKVKDPSAAQEALDFLRNKTDCCLLIDGESLSLMLGQFRSAFISVAVLLPAVVACRCSPTQKAEVAELIRQYTKKRVCCIGDGGNDVSMIQAADVGIGIVGKEGRQASLAADFSITHFHHLTKLLVWHGRNSYKRSAKLAQFIMHRGLIISACQTMYSIASHFDPKGLFINWLMVGYATVYTNAPVFSLVFDRDVDEHLANLYPELYKELKSGRSLSYRSFFGWVLVSVYQGAVIQGLSQILLNTISGPRLISVSFTALVINELLMVAIAITTWHPVMIFCLIGTALVYAASVPFLGDYFDLEYVITVDWVWRVAAVCSVSVIPVWAAKLIQRSWKPPSYRKVRG; from the exons atgccttcatcatccGAGTACCTTCACCCGCACGGCCGCACCAGCGTTGCTGGTGATTCCGGATCCGATGACGACCTTGActtggaggagttggatcCGACCACGGCGACCATTCATAAATCTCCTCGGCTATCAAAAGATGAAGCAACGCGACAAAGAGGCTATGGTTCAGGGATTGCTTTGAGGAATTTGCGGGTCGGTGGTGGAAGTCGAGGGTGGAAGCGTAGTGCTTCCGGCATACGGAACAGGGATTCAGAAGAGGATACACACGGTTTActggaagatcaagaaggagggGCTCTCCGCAGCTCGCACGCGAGCTCACGCAATTtcactgatgatgatgctccgCTGCTCGACAACCCCCGGCGGAGCTCAACCCGCTCGTTTGCGGGTGATGGACCAGTTCGACGAAGGGGTTCTCAGTCGCGGTTTTTCGGTTTCAAAGCAGCCAACATCTTTTCGGGCCCGTCGAGCTGGTCTCACAGGAACGATGAAAATAACGCAACCAAGCCTCCTCGGGAAGTGTTCGTCGGGCAATCGCAGCGGTCGAAGTACCCAGCGAACATCGTTTCCAATGCGAAATACACCCCTTGGAGCTTTCTACCACGCACACTTTACAATgagttttcttttttcttcaaCATCTATTTTTTGCTTGTGGCTCTTTCACAGATCATTCCCGTGCTTCGCATCGGGTACATGTCGTCCTACATCGCGCCTCTAGCTTTCGTCGTCTCGATATCCTTGGGAAAGGAAGCCTTGGATGATATTGGCCGGCGAAGACGAGATGCCGAAGCCAACTCCGAAGAGTTTACAGTGTTGTCGTTTGACAAGCCCGTGGGCAGAAGGGCGTTTGCAACGCCTGCAAATAATTATTCGGATTCCGACGAAGTTTTCGAGATCACTAAGAAGTCTAGGGACCTGAAAGTCGGTGACGTTCTCAAGGTTCGCAAAAACCAGCGCCTTCCCGCGGATGTGGTGATCTTGAAGACTATCTCCAATGACTCTGTCACTGCGCGGCGAAGCTCTTCAGCTGAAGTTACCGCGGATCTTATGCGACCCGACCCAGAATCAGTTCAACCGTCTGAGGTTGAGCCTAGTTCAAGTGCCGCCGCGGATGAAATTGGTACTTCTTCTGCTAGTGACACATTCATCCGTACTGACCAACTGGACGGTGAAACTGACTGGAAACTACGCTTGCCTTCGGTCCTATCTCAGTCCCTGCGACTCCGGGATTTCACTAGACTCAAGGTCACCGCCAGCGCACCGGACAAGCGAGTCAATGAATTTCTCGGCACTATTGAACTTGGCTCACAGTCTGGTTTCTACGATCCCCTTGTCGACAAAGCGCAGACTGGCGGCGAAGCGAGCAGCGAGGATCGGCAAGCCAATTCTGCGCCCCTCACCATCGACAACACGGCGTGGGCAAACACGGTCCTGGCATCCAATACAATAACGTATGCCGTCATTATCTACACTGGCTCACAAACCCGAGCAGCTCTCTCCACATCGCCATCTCGTTCAAAAGTAGGTCTTCTGGAATATGAGATCAATAACCTGACCAAGATTTTATGCGCGTTGACCCTCACTCTATCAATCATCCTGGTAGCTCTGGAGGGTTTTCAACCAAACAACGACAAAGAATGGTACATCGCAATCATGATTTACCTTATCCTATTCTCAACAATCATTCCCATGAGTTTGCGAGTCAACTTGGACATGGCGAAATCTGTGTATAGCAGATTCATTCAGCGAGACAAAGATATTCCTGGGACCGTTGTTAGAACAAGTACGATACCCGAGGATCTTGGTAGAATTGAATATCTCCTTTCTGACAAGACTGGTACCTTAACTCAAAACG AAATGGAGCTGAAAAAGATCCATGTCGGTACGGTCTCTTATGCAAACGACGCTATGGAGGAAGTGGCGTCATTCGTTCGGCAAGCCTTCGCTGGAAATACCTTGACCACACCTTCAGCTGCATTCGGAGCCCAAGCAGGACTTGGGGCAGCTCCTCGTACAAGGCGAGAGATTGGGTCACGCGTTCGTGATATTGTCCTGGCGCTGGCTCTATGTCATAATGTCACTCCCACaaccgacgaagaagacggtGTGAAAGTCACGAATTATCAAGCGTCATCGCCGGATGAGATTGCCATTGTCAAGTACACCGAGGAGGTCGGTCTGAAGTTGTCATACCGTGACCGGCAATCCATTGTCCTGGAAACGACCGAGACAGGCAGTGTTGTCGTTCGTGTTCGCATCCTTGAAATTTTCCCTTTCACCTCGGACAGCAAGCGGATGGGTATCATTGTACAATTCGAAACAGCCAACTCGATCCTAGAGTCTTCGAACGAAGATGCTGAAATCTGGTTCTATCAGAAGGGCGCAGATACTGTTATGTCCAGCATCGTTGCAGCAAACGACTGGCTCGACGAGGAAACTGCGAATATGGCTCGGGAGGGTCTGCGTACCCTTGTGATTGGTAGGAAACGGCTATCCTTGCAACACTTCCAGGAGTTCTCTGCAAAATACAAGCAGGCCTCGCTTGCATTGCAAGGACGCGACGTCGGGATGGCGAAGGTTGTCAGCGAGCACCTTGAGCGTGACCTGGAGCTTCTCGGCGTGACTGGTGTGGAAGATCGTCTGCAAAGAGATGTAAAACCATCACTAGAGCTTCTTCGCAACGCTGGAGTCAAAATTTGGATGTTGACCGGAGATAAAGTGGAGACCGCACGTTGTGTCGCAATCTCCGCGAAGTTAGTAGCTCGAGGCCAATATATCCACACCGTCGCCAAAGTGAAGGACCCGTCTGCCGCCCAAGAGGCGTTGGACTTTTTGCGAAATAAAACCGATTGCTGTCTGCTCATCGATGGCGAGTCGCTGTCGCTGATGCTTGGTCAGTTCCGGTCGGCATTCATATCTGTGGCCGTTCTTCTACCGGCTGTGGTTGCATGTCGATGCTCTCCGACTCAAAAAGCTGAAGTCGCGGAGTTGATTCGTCAATACACGAAGAAACGAGTTTGCTGTATCGGTGACGGCGGCAATGATGTCTCCATGATCCAAGCAGCCGATGTTGGAATTGGTATTGTCGGCAAGGAGGGTCGTCAGGCCTCGTTGGCTGCCGACTTTAGCATCACGCACTTCCACCACCTTACGAAGCTCCTCGTTTGGCACGGCCGCAATTCATACAAAAGATCCGCCAAATTGGCGCAATTCATCATGCATCGTGGCCTCATCATTAGCGCTTGCCAGACCATGTACAGCATTGCAAGCCATTTTGACCCCAAGGGTCTGTTCATCAATTGGCTGATGGTCGGCTACGCGACGGTCTACACCAATGCCCCGGTCTTCTCGCTCGTTTTCGACCGTGACGTTGACGAGCACCTGGCCAACCTCTACCCCGAGCTATACAAAGAACTCAAGTCCGGTCGCAGTCTCAGCTATCGCTCCTTCTTCGGCTGGGTTCTTGTGTCGGTTTATCAGGGTGCAGTAATCCAGGGGCTCTCGCAGATCTTGCTGAACACCATTTCAGGGCCGCGGCTGATCAGCGTCTCATTCACAGCCCTCGTCATTAACGAGCTGCTGATGGTCGCTATTGCCATCACAACCTGGCACCCCGTAATGATCTTCTGCCTTATCGGTACAGCTCTGGTCTATGCCGCCAGCGTCCCCTTTCTGGGCGACTACTTCGACCTCGAATACGTCATCACCGTCGATTGGGTCTGGCGTGTGGCCGCCGTCTGCTCCGTCTCCGTGATCCCCGTCTGGGCAGCTAAACTGATCCAACGGTCCTGGAAACCTCCTAGTTATCGTAAAGTTCGAGGTTGA
- the sec16 gene encoding COPII coat assembly protein SEC16: MAQPEGVLAWNPAFRPEDNDSVATDLARLALDSGKEVSETTDVDTHVSPPAEEFTDENGSIESKTAISADTSDQGAPDLVDSNTPAADNGSKPDTEEPDKPSRDESIFMQTDKSRAVEDVTENVPTENGNVDITSGLEEHVAEEPHYEGPEKSTGLAGRNDAQDLFEGNDTAWMDEAEGEVNGATVNGEASGTRPGFWDSLGDNERDNEDDFFNQLKTQTKPIYSPPETEARFEEGIPLLGQGAAPQNNHAHKGESQVDDVFGDDEDDESGFFSEIQKRTSAEGPPPITRKSTSQVIDSINAVSDSMFSKQLPAAAELNNSLAVPTADGEIKNSPSEEDLAARWQAELSDDADETMPTEDDLAARWQAELDDDDDDLLLDDDTTNAQRPPEAANIDHMNDTSMLQSPFGTPENLARPKVQPVSYTPHQPSTSDLLSGIPAQNTAAQPTNASMSSYFSAQAPPNPVTTRAESFAERSKEGYKSPYDIPEDLARPRRAVANSRTVVAQPGTVPKPPPRSSSIPAPPLKASTVSPAPLGTSSTAPTAPQKNFFEELPLPPPRPKSRPASSGRYTPNAPVSAPSLPQSIPPPANQYSNVPGAPQSNIGPPDPPQLQQPERLDPYSNLLAPNVPSAPAVPSTASRYSPRPPGVQAGVKPPPSPRYSPAPPQSTNAVAAAPRNRYASQPASISGQGAALQFQPRTSSPLAYHEKIHYEDQGQSEERPQLQSTASPPPLNHSHPSEQPVSSENKGPSGVDVLENVPPLSTRPQSPPKNPYAPSAYTNEFANRVAPVSTGPPIAGMTGVLNSSTEESPFVPPRRSQTQSPSQTLSPRLSVPSLDPFQRPASVHGSTSPTRTVNPYAPAPVPTHNRAPSQVLEFIPPTDGQQLDSLERWKGAPIFKFGFGGAVISCFPKHIPRYSAGQAAPMIKSCPGEVRISQLNDWLPAAEGIVQHPGPLKGKSKKKDLVAWLSSKIAAFENADIPDFDRLSPDASKLREEKTLLWKVIRVLVENDGVLEGSVEAQKSLRNLLFPNLQDSGPNQSLGDVFTPSATLQPLNAPSQPDAVDSRSVDLLRDTLVLGEREKAVWAAVDKRLWGHAMIIASRMDRSVWQQVVQEFVRREVRSATSRTESLAAFYEILAGNIEESIDELVPPSARAGLQMISKVDGHGPAKNSLDGLDSWRETVGLVLSNRSPDDQRALVALGRLLLSYNRTEAAHICFILSRVAVFGGLDDPQANIVLLGVDHQRLSSCAALYNDDSILLTEAYEFATSVLAGSSVSTLPHLLAFKLIHAWSLAERGRKSEAQQYCDAIAAALKATTKPSGYHNQHLFFGVDELSARLRETTSDGGSSWISRPSMEKVSGSMWAKFNSFVAGDDSDAASTGSVKAEEIGPFARVSGTPTISRSPSVSDIYGSYPVAAAQPLPATGPSRYQPVSQYAPSASPEQLRGRSSMDSQRSASFGYPLGQRRGSQEPSTPVDTNMFHGMPMYGSPPVAGYQSTPPQSSYMPLAPVAEDSASGAQQESFSAHSQVSDNAPSHRSSTYAPEPFGHPFDTQAVSTTSQPDQGGYMPPTSSGAYEPPSFESNTESADGAQDESTEEDKPKKKSIMDEDDDEDLAARAAAIQKAERARRDREADEAFRKAAEADAKKPPPATGKKGWFSGWFGGKKDDNSGGGPIRAKLGEENSFYYDTELKKWVNKKDPGSAAPTRGTPPPPKGSAPPSRSMSGSGGPPPAMATPPPTGASGSRPSSSAGAPTSVSASPAPPSLGAPPPAIPRSVSTGAVLPTPPSSSAGAPPRPATSLSNASSIDDLLGAPQARKGPAARGKKKGRYVDVMAK; encoded by the exons ATGGCGCAGCCAGAAGGAGTACTCGCGTGGAATCCAGCATTTCGACCTGAGGATAACGATTCTGTTGCGACCGATCTGGCCAGGTTGGCGCTGGATTCCGGGAAAGAAGTGTCAGAAACCACAGACGTTGACACCCATGTGTCTCCCCCTGCCGAAGAATTCACCGACGAGAATGGTTCTATTGAGTCCAAAACCGCTATCTCTGCTGATACCAGTGACCAAGGTGCGCCCGATTTGGTCGACTCGAATACGCCCGCTGCCGATAACGGCTCGAAACCGGACACTGAAGAGCCCGACAAACCCAGCCGTGACGAGTCGATTTTTATGCAGACTGATAAGTCCCGAGCAGTCGAAGATGTCACAGAGAACGTGCCTACGGAGAACGGCAATGTTGACATAACAAGTGGACTTGAAGAGCATGTAGCAGAAGAACCACACTATGAGGGGCCGGAAAAATCTACTGGCTTAGCGGGTCGGAATGATGCACAGGACTTATTTGAGGGCAATGATACTGCCTGGATGGATGAAGCTGAGGGCGAAGTGAATGGCGCAACAGTCAACGGAGAGGCTAGCGGTACCCGTCCGGGCTTCTGGGACAGTCTCGGGGATAACGAACGGGATAATGAGGATGACTTCTTTAACCAGCTCAAAACGCAAACAAAGCCGATATATAGTCCGCCAGAGACAGAAGCTCGGTTCGAAGAGGGAATTCCGCTACTAGGTCAAGGTGCAGCACCACAAAATAATCATGCTCACAAGGGGGAGAGCCAAGTCGACGACGTTTTCggggacgatgaagatgacgagagCGGATTTTTTAGTGAAATCCAGAAGCGAACTTCAGCCGAAGGACCTCCCCCCATCACGCGCAAGAGCACCAGTCAAGTCATCGATTCTATTAATGCGGTTTCGGACTCCATGTTCAGTAAACAATTGCCAGCAGCCGCGGAGTTGAACAACAGTTTGGCTGTGCCCACAGCAGATGGTGAAATCAAAAATTCTCCctcagaagaagatcttgCCGCACGATGGCAGGCGGAACTTTctgatgatgctgacgaAACTATGCCCACCGAAGATGATCTGGCTGCCCGGTGGCAGGCGGAactcgatgatgatgatgacgacttGCTCTTGGATGATGATACGACGAATGCACAAAGACCACCAGAGGCTGCCAATATAGATCATATGAATGACACTTCAATGCTTCAGAGTCCATTCGGTACCCCGGAGAATCTTGCGCGGCCCAAAGTGCAACCGGTCTCCTATACACCGCACCAGCCCTCTACATCAGATTTGCTCTCGGGTATTCCTGCGCAAAATACTGCGGCTCAGCCCACCAATGCTTCCATGTCAAGTTACTTTTCAGCACAGGCTCCTCCGAACCCTGTGACGACTAGGGCAGAGAGCTTCGCAGAACGTTCGAAGGAAGGTTACAAGTCACCTTATGACATTCCAGAGGATCTTGCCCGGCCTCGTCGGGCCGTTGCCAACAGCAGAACAGTTGTTGCACAGCCCGGTACCGTACCGAAGCCGCCTCCGCGGAGCAGTAGCATACCTGCACCTCCTTTGAAGGCGTCAACAGTTTCTCCTGCACCGCTTGGAACCTCATCGACAGCCCCAACAGCACCTCAGAAGAACTTCTTCGAAGAGCTTCCACTGCCGCCTCCTAGGCCCAAGTCGCGGCCTGCGAGCTCTGGAAGGTATACACCTAATGCCCCTGTGTCTGCGCCGTCACTACCGCAGTCGATTCCCCCTCCAGCGAATCAGTATTCGAACGTTCCGGGAGCTCCCCAGTCCAATATCGGACCCCCAGATCCACCCCAGTTGCAGCAGCCGGAAAGGTTGGACCCATACTCAAATCTATTAGCGCCCAATGTACCAAGCGCACCAGCCGTTCCAAGCACTGCGTCGAGGTACTCGCCAAGGCCTCCCGGCGTGCAGGCTGGTGTTAAGCCCCCTCCTTCGCCCAGATACTCTCCAGCCCCACCTCAGTCTACGAATGCTGTGGCAGCGGCTCCTCGCAATCGCTATGCCTCACAACCAGCGAGTATCTCAGGGCAGGGAGCTGCTTTACAATTCCAACCACGCACATCGAGCCCTCTGGCTTACCATGAGAAGATACACTATGAAGATCAAGGCCAAAGTGAGGAGCGGCCTCAACTGCAATCAACAGCTAGCCCTCCTCCTTTGAACCATTCGCACCCGTCAGAACAGCCGGTCTCCTCAGAAAATAAAGGGCCTAGCGGCGTGGACGTCTTGGAGAATGTGCCTCCGTTATCTACCCGACCGCAATCGCCACCCAAAAATCCATATGCTCCTTCCGCATATACCAATGAATTTGCCAATCGCGTGGCTCCCGTGTCTACCGGTCCACCTATCGCTGGAATGACTGGAGTCCTGAATTCTTCCACTGAGGAATCCCCGTTTGTCCCTCCTCGTCGATCCCAAACACAGTCTCCCAGTCAGACCCTCAGTCCCAGATTGTCCGTTCCATCGCTTGACCCTTTCCAACGGCCTGCTTCTGTGCATGGTTCGACGTCTCCGACGCGAACGGTTAATCCTTACGCCCCAGCACCAGTTCCCACCCACAACCGTGCACCCTCTCAAGTGCTTGAGTTTATCCCTCCAACTGATGGACAACAACTCGACTCTCTGGAACGGTGGAAGGGTGCACCCATTTTCAAGTTCGGGTTTGGTGGCGCTGTGATATCTTGCTTCCCCAAGCATATCCCGCGTTACTCGGCTGGACAGGCAGCCCCGATGATCAAATCTTGTCCTGGTGAGGTCCGAATCAGCCAGCTGAATGACTGGCTTCCCGCTGCTGAGGGTATTGTGCAACATCCAGGTCCTCTGAAAGGcaagtcgaagaagaaagacctGGTTGCTTGGCTTTCTAGCAAAATCGCAGCTTTCGAAAACGCCGATATCCCCGACTTCGATCGTCTTTCGCCAGATGCTTCTAAACTCCGTGAGGAGAAGACCCTCTTATGGAAGGTCATCCGAGTCTTGGTCGAGAATGACGGAGTTCTGGAAGGCTCCGTTGAGGCTCAGAAGTCTTTGCGTAACCTACTATTTCCCAACTTACAGGATTCTGGTCCGAATCAATCGCTTGGAGATGTTTTTACACCATCTGCAACTCTTCAACCCTTGAACGCGCCCTCTCAACCGGATGCTGTCGATTCTCGGTCGGTAGATTTACTCCGTGATACTCTTGTACttggagaaagagagaaagcagTCTGGGCTGCAGTAGACAAACGTCTCTGGGGCCATGCTATGATAATAGCCTCGAGAATGGATAGATCAGTCTGGCAACAGGTTGTCCAGGAGTTCGTGAGGCGAGAAGTGAGATCAGCGACAAGCCGCACCGAGTCTCTAGCGGCGTTCTACGAGATTCTAGCCGGAAATATCGAGGAAAGCATTGATGAGCTAGTTCCCCCTTCAGCCAGGGCCGGCTTGCAAATGATCAGCAAGGTTGACGGACATGGCCCGGCCAAGAATTCtcttgatggccttgatagCTGGCGCGAAACTGTGGGACTAGTACTGAGCAACCGTAGTCCTGACGATCAACGAGCGCTGGTTGCTCTCGGCCGACTGCTTCTCTCATATAACCGTACCGAGGCCGCTCATATTTGTTTCATTCTTTCTCGCGTCGCTGTGTTCGGCGGGCTCGATGACCCACAAGCAAATATCGTGCTTCTCGGAGTGGATCATCAACGCTTGTCGTCCTGCGCTGCTCTGTACAATGACGATTCTATTCTGCTCACTGAGGCCTATGAATTTGCGACATCTGTGCTTGCGGGCTCGTCCGTGTCCACACTTCCGCATCTGCTGGCGTTCAAGCTAATTCACGCTTGGTCGCTTGCGGAGCGTGGTCGCAAGTCTGAAGCTCAACAGTACTGCGACGCCATCGCAGCCGCTCTAAAGGCAACCACAAAGCCGTCCGGCTATCACAATCAGCACCTGTTCTTCGGTGTGGATGAGCTATCGGCGCGCCTTAGGGAAACGACCAGCGATGGCGGATCATCCTGGATTTCAAGGCCCAGTATGGAGAAGGTATCGGGCTCGATGTGGGCAAAGTTTAATAGCTTTGTTGCTGGAGATGACAGCGATGCAGCTTCCACTGGTTCAGTGAAGGCCGAAGAGATCGGACCGTTTGCCAGAGTCTCTGGAACTCCTACAATTAGTCGTTCACCGTCAGTATCCGACATCTATGGGTCCTACCCTGTGGCGGCGGCTCAGCCATTACCCGCCACTGGTCCCTCCCGCTACCAACCAGTGAGCCAGTATGCTCCAAGCGCTTCACCAGAGCAACTTCGTGGTAGATCGTCTATGGACTCCCAGAGGTCAGCATCGTTCGGGTACCCACTAGGAcagcgacgaggatctcAGGAGCCTTCTACACCGGTTGACACGAACATGTTTCACGGAATGCCAATGTATGGCTCTCCACCGGTTGCTGGCTACCAGTCCACGCCTCCACAATCATCCTACATGCCTTTGGCACCTGTTGCTGAGGACTCGGCATCTGGAGCTCAACAAGAATCTTTCTCCGCACACTCTCAGGTCTCCGACAATGCCCCGTCCCACCGGTCTTCTACGTATGCACCGGAACCATTTGGTCATCCTTTCGATACCCAAGCTGTGTCTACGACGTCTCAACCAGATCAGGGCGGATATATGCCTCCTACCAGCAGCGGGGCCTACGAACCTCCATCCTTTGAGTCTAATACAGAGTCTGCGGACGGTGCTCAGGATGAGTCTACTGAGGAGGacaagccgaagaagaaatcaattatggacgaggacgacgacgaggatcttGCAGCGCGTGCAGCTGCCATTCAGAAGGCAGAGAGGGCACGCCGGGACCGCGAAGCTGACGAGGCGTTCCGCAAAGCGGCCGAAGCAGATG CCAAGAAACCCCCGCCCGCAACAGGGAAGAAGGGATGGTTCAGTGGATGGTTCGGAGGCAAGAAAGACGACAATAGCGGCGGTGGGCCAATCCGTGCCAAACTTGGGGAGGAGAATTCATTCTACTATGACACTGAACTCAAGAAGTGGGTTAACAAAAAGGATCCCGGGAGTGCTGCTCCAACACGTGGAACGCCACCCCCACCGAAGGGTTCGGCACCTCCCAGTAGATCAATGAGCGGCAGTGGTGGGCCACCACCTGCAATGGCGACACCTCCGCCGACAGGGGCCTCGGGAAGCCGGCCATCCTCTTCTGCAGGCGCACCTACGTCTGTGTCTGCTAGCCCAGCTCCCCCCTCGCTCGGAGCTCCGCCCCCTGCTATCCCACGATCTGTGTCAACAGGCGCAGTCTTGCCGACTCCCCCGAGCAGTTCAGCCGGGGCACCACCCAGGCCCGCAACGTCATTGAGCAATGCCAGCTCAATAGACGACTTACTCGGAGCACCGCAGGCGCGTAAAGGCCCTGCAGCCagggggaagaagaaaggccGCTATGTCGACGTTATGGCGAAGTAA
- a CDS encoding checkpoint protein HUS1 family protein → MRFRSQLTNIVTFTKLTASLSSLGKVCWMRLEDGIVRFTIIPDQGTQVWAQLPVDAIFDEPTYTLQSNSGVINLEVPIGALHRALRSATGATSAQLRLTKKGNIPLLALTILSSSWTTGSNAVGITNLVSGTAAAGVTGPRERETVITQEIPVKVLHESAVEGLHEPRCRDPDVHIILPSLAHLKSISERFSKLAGDARPAASGGIVSSTLTSPKLELSANMHGSLRLAIATDALRISSVWSDLVNPPLDPAGMSQREIEQLPSERMRALGSDDEAGWAKVRIDAKDWSRVLSIGRLSPKVVACFIHETALILYVYLPQSWNGEDSCLTEVVQRNCVRQTYMQTCKEKSCKAPPKQAAIIQAEPGMQASKQTQHQWLYDRTEYMHITLCKK, encoded by the exons ATGCGTTTTCGAAGCCAACTGACTAACATTGTCACCTTCACCA AATTGACAGCTTCCCTCTCATCGCTAGGGAAAGTCTGCTGGATGCGCCTGGAAGATGGCATCGTCCGCTTTACCATCATCCCCGACCAAGGCACGCAAGTGTGGGCCCAGTTACCAGTC GACGCCATCTTCGACGAACCAACTTACACCCTCCAATCCAACTCAGGTGTCATCAATCTCGAAGTGCCAATCGGCGCGCTCCATCGCGCCCTCCGCTCCGCAACGGGCGCCACCTCCGCCCAACTCCGCCTCACAAAGAAAGGCAACATCCCCCTCCTCGCACtaaccatcctctcctcctcctggacAACAGGCTCAAACGCCGTCGGGATTACCAACCTGGTCAGTGGAACCGCTGCTGCAGGCGTGACCGGGCCCCGCGAGCGCGAAACGGTAATCACTCAAGAAATCCCCGTCAAGGTCCTCCACGAAAGCGCAGTCGAAGGCCTCCACGAGCCGCGCTGCCGCGATCCAGACGTGCACATCATCCTCCCGAGCCTGGCACACCTGAAAAGCATCTCGGAGCGGTTCTCGAAGCTAGCGGGGGACGCGCGACCCGCTGCCAGCGGCGGGATTGTGTCCTCGACGCTGACGTCGCCCAAGCTCGAGTTATCAGCAAATATGCATGGCTCGTTGAGGCTGGCGATTGCGACCGATGCGCTGCGCATCTCTAGTGTGTGGAGTGATCTCGTGAACCCGCCGCTGGATCCGGCGGGGATGTCGCAGCGTGAGATTGAGCAGTTGCCCAGTGAAAGGATGCGGGCGCTGGGGAGTGATGACGAGGCGGGGTGGGCTAAGGTGCGGATCGATGCTAAGGATTGGAGTCGGGTGTTGAGTATTGGGCGGCTGAGCCCGAAGGTGGTTGCCT GTTTTATCCATGAGACGGCCCTGATTCTGTATGTTTACTTACCGCAAAGCTGGAATGGGGAGGATTCGTGCTTGACA GAGGTCGTGCAGCGCAACTGTGTGCGCCAGACGTATATGCAAACATGCAAGGAGAAATCTTGCAAAGCGCCGCCAAAACAGGCCGCTATTATTCAAGCCGAACCCGGCATGCAAGCTTCTAAGCAAACTCAACATCAATGGCTCTATGACCGGACCGAGTATATGCATATCACATTGTGCAAGAAGTGA